From the genome of Sulfurovum sp. NBC37-1, one region includes:
- the rsmI gene encoding 16S rRNA (cytidine(1402)-2'-O)-methyltransferase, which yields MLTFVPTPIGNPQDITLRAMKIFEKAEIFLCEDTRHTKRLLKLLKERFAMVYPEAEFHSFNEHNGEERLAQFGEVLESKEVVYVSDAGMPVISDPGQLLVAYCQQNAIAYDVLPGASAVTTAYAASGFEEGKFLFYAFLPHKGKERSSALSEAMNNGYNTVLYEAPHRLEKLLDEIVEMDAERELFLAKEISKKYQHYYRGNAKSLRDDFKEITIRGEWVVVIKAKKSLHKSLSFDEVLTLDLPPKVKAKLLAQLSDRPVKEWYETLIKH from the coding sequence ATGCTTACCTTTGTTCCAACACCTATCGGAAACCCCCAGGATATCACACTTCGCGCTATGAAGATTTTTGAAAAGGCTGAAATTTTTCTGTGTGAAGATACACGCCATACCAAACGGCTTTTGAAACTGCTTAAAGAGCGGTTTGCCATGGTGTATCCCGAAGCGGAATTCCACTCTTTCAACGAACACAACGGTGAAGAGAGACTTGCGCAGTTCGGTGAGGTGCTGGAGAGCAAAGAGGTGGTGTATGTCTCCGATGCGGGGATGCCGGTCATCTCCGACCCGGGGCAGCTGCTGGTGGCGTATTGTCAGCAAAATGCCATTGCATACGACGTGCTTCCTGGTGCATCAGCGGTCACTACAGCCTACGCGGCATCGGGCTTTGAAGAGGGAAAATTCCTCTTTTACGCCTTTTTGCCCCACAAGGGAAAAGAGCGTAGTTCTGCCTTGAGTGAAGCAATGAACAACGGATATAACACTGTGCTTTATGAAGCGCCTCATCGTTTGGAGAAGCTGCTTGACGAGATTGTAGAGATGGATGCAGAACGTGAACTTTTTCTGGCAAAAGAGATCAGTAAAAAGTATCAGCATTACTATAGAGGCAATGCCAAATCCCTCAGAGATGACTTTAAAGAGATAACGATACGCGGTGAATGGGTCGTGGTCATCAAAGCAAAAAAAAGCCTGCACAAGTCTCTCAGTTTCGATGAAGTTCTCACGCTTGATCTACCACCGAAGGTCAAGGCAAAACTACTGGCACAGCTTAGTGACAGACCTGTCAAAGAGTGGTATGAAACCTTAATTAAACATTAG
- the rlmB gene encoding 23S rRNA (guanosine(2251)-2'-O)-methyltransferase RlmB: protein MIIYGKQVCLYALEKHPETVSTVYVAKKGILPQKLFHQFHDKIKFLEEKWAQSMSKGGNHQGLLLEISELEQPSLSDVKREDFLVILDGLTDVGNIGAIVRSAYALGADAVIATGVKQLNFEAIARTSSGALLDMPFLLIPNILDVCNELHQVGFKLYGAAMEGDAVQLMEFERKRALILGSEGKGLSKKAQGKIDHLISIEMKHAFDSLNVSAAAAILIHRMGYAVK from the coding sequence ATGATTATTTATGGGAAGCAGGTGTGCCTCTATGCTTTAGAGAAACACCCTGAGACTGTCAGCACTGTTTATGTCGCTAAAAAAGGGATCTTGCCGCAAAAGCTTTTTCACCAGTTCCACGACAAGATAAAGTTCCTCGAAGAGAAATGGGCACAGTCCATGAGCAAAGGCGGAAATCATCAGGGCTTGCTTCTGGAGATCTCGGAACTTGAACAGCCTTCTCTTTCGGACGTGAAAAGAGAGGATTTTCTTGTCATACTCGACGGGTTGACGGATGTGGGGAATATCGGTGCCATTGTGCGTAGTGCCTATGCACTGGGTGCGGATGCCGTGATCGCCACTGGAGTGAAGCAGTTGAACTTCGAAGCGATCGCAAGGACGAGTTCGGGGGCACTGCTGGATATGCCGTTCCTGCTGATACCGAACATCCTCGATGTCTGTAATGAGCTTCATCAGGTAGGCTTCAAGCTCTATGGTGCAGCGATGGAAGGTGACGCGGTGCAGTTGATGGAGTTCGAGCGTAAACGGGCATTGATACTGGGTAGTGAAGGCAAAGGGCTTTCCAAAAAGGCGCAGGGTAAGATAGATCATCTCATTTCGATCGAGATGAAACATGCATTTGATTCTTTGAATGTCAGTGCAGCAGCAGCAATTTTAATACACAGGATGGGTTATGCAGTTAAGTGA
- a CDS encoding LL-diaminopimelate aminotransferase, with amino-acid sequence MFDEIQFEKINRLPKYLFAEINDLKMDLRRKGQDIIDFSMGNPDADTPQPIIDKLCEVAQRSKTHGYSASKGIYKLRLAMSDWYKRKYNADLDPDTEIVATMGSKEGYVHLVQAISNPGDVAIVPDPTYPIHSQAFILAGANVEKMHLIFNEETFEVDEDRFLSDLEEALDNSVPQAKFLVVNFPHNPTTATVTPRFYERLVALAKEKRFYIISDIAYADITFDGYRTPSIMEVEGAKDVAVEAYTMSKSYNMAGWRVGFVVGNKKLISALQAIKSWLDYGMFTPIQVAATVALNEHHDVPVKQIIPLYEKRRDVMVKAFSNAGWPLAKPNASMFIWGKIPEAAREMGSLEFSKQLLIHAGVAVSPGVGFGKYGDEYVRIALIENEKRIRQAAKNIKKFLKELEAKK; translated from the coding sequence ATGTTTGATGAAATACAGTTTGAAAAAATAAACAGATTACCAAAATACCTGTTCGCGGAGATCAATGATCTGAAGATGGATCTGCGACGCAAAGGCCAGGATATCATCGATTTTTCCATGGGAAATCCAGATGCGGATACACCGCAGCCGATCATAGACAAGCTCTGTGAGGTGGCACAGCGTTCCAAGACACATGGTTACAGTGCCAGTAAAGGGATCTACAAACTTCGTCTGGCCATGAGTGACTGGTACAAGAGAAAGTACAATGCGGACCTTGATCCGGATACAGAGATCGTTGCGACCATGGGAAGCAAAGAAGGATACGTACACCTGGTACAGGCGATCTCCAACCCCGGAGATGTGGCGATCGTACCCGATCCTACCTATCCGATCCACTCTCAGGCATTCATTCTTGCAGGCGCGAATGTCGAGAAGATGCACCTGATCTTCAATGAGGAGACCTTTGAGGTGGATGAGGACCGTTTCCTTTCCGATCTCGAGGAGGCACTGGACAACTCTGTGCCGCAGGCCAAGTTCCTTGTAGTGAATTTCCCGCACAACCCGACAACAGCAACAGTAACGCCGCGGTTCTATGAAAGACTGGTTGCACTGGCAAAAGAGAAGCGTTTTTACATTATTTCTGACATTGCCTATGCCGATATTACCTTTGACGGATACAGGACACCTTCCATCATGGAGGTAGAAGGGGCAAAAGATGTGGCTGTAGAGGCTTATACGATGTCCAAATCCTACAATATGGCAGGATGGAGAGTTGGTTTCGTGGTTGGAAACAAAAAACTCATCAGTGCACTTCAGGCAATAAAGTCCTGGCTGGATTACGGTATGTTCACGCCTATTCAGGTAGCTGCCACCGTTGCGCTGAATGAGCATCATGATGTTCCTGTCAAACAGATCATTCCGCTTTATGAAAAAAGGCGTGATGTGATGGTCAAGGCATTTAGCAACGCAGGTTGGCCGTTGGCAAAACCGAATGCCTCAATGTTCATCTGGGGAAAGATCCCTGAAGCGGCACGGGAAATGGGTTCACTTGAGTTCTCCAAACAACTGTTGATCCATGCCGGTGTGGCGGTAAGTCCCGGTGTCGGATTCGGCAAGTACGGTGACGAATATGTACGTATCGCGCTGATCGAGAACGAAAAGCGTATCCGTCAGGCGGCAAAAAATATCAAGAAGTTCCTGAAAGAACTTGAAGCAAAGAAGTAA